One Pseudomonas brassicacearum genomic region harbors:
- the thrS gene encoding threonine--tRNA ligase, producing MPTITLPDGSQRSFDHPVSVAEVAASIGAGLAKATLAGKVNGKLVDASDVIDSDATLQIITPKDEEGLEIIRHSCAHLVGHAVKQLYPSAKMVIGPVIDEGFYYDIAFERPFTPDDMAAIEQRMQQLIEKDYDVIKKVTPRAEVIEVFKARGEDYKLRLVEDMPDEQAMGLYYHEEYVDMCRGPHVPNTRFLKSFKLTKLSGAYWRGDAKNEQLQRVYGTAWADKKQLAAYIQRIEEAEKRDHRKIGKRLGLFHTQEESPGMVFWHPNGWTLYQVLEQYMRQVQRENGYLEIKTPQVVDRSLWEKSGHWANYADNMFTTQSENRDYAIKPMNCPCHVQVFNQGLKSYRELPMRLAEFGACHRNEPSGALHGIMRVRAFTQDDAHIFCTEEQMQAESAAFIKLTMDVYRDFGFTEVEMKLSTRPEKRVGSDELWDRAEAALAAALDSAGLAYDLQPGEGAFYGPKIEFSLKDCLGRVWQCGTLQLDFNLPIRLGAEYVSEDNSRKHPVMLHRAILGSFERFVGILIEHYEGAFPAWLAPTQAVIMNITDKQADFAAEVEKTLNQSGFRAKSDLRNEKIGFKIREHTLLKVPFLLVIGDREVEMQTVAVRTREGADLGSMPVAEFAEFLAQAVSRRGRPDLE from the coding sequence ATGCCAACTATTACTCTTCCCGACGGCAGTCAACGTTCATTCGATCACCCGGTTTCCGTAGCCGAGGTCGCCGCATCCATCGGCGCGGGCCTGGCCAAGGCCACCCTGGCCGGCAAGGTCAACGGCAAACTGGTCGACGCCAGTGACGTCATCGACAGCGACGCCACGCTGCAAATCATCACGCCCAAGGATGAAGAGGGGCTGGAGATCATTCGCCACTCTTGCGCACACCTGGTCGGCCACGCGGTCAAGCAGCTGTACCCGAGCGCGAAGATGGTCATCGGGCCGGTCATCGATGAAGGCTTCTATTACGACATCGCCTTCGAGCGTCCTTTCACGCCGGACGACATGGCCGCCATCGAACAGCGCATGCAGCAGCTGATCGAGAAAGATTACGACGTCATCAAGAAAGTCACCCCGCGCGCCGAAGTCATCGAAGTGTTCAAGGCTCGTGGCGAGGACTACAAGTTGCGTCTGGTGGAAGACATGCCGGACGAGCAGGCCATGGGCCTGTATTACCACGAAGAATACGTCGACATGTGCCGTGGCCCGCACGTGCCGAACACGCGTTTCCTGAAATCCTTCAAGCTGACCAAGTTGTCCGGCGCCTACTGGCGTGGCGATGCGAAGAACGAGCAGCTGCAGCGCGTCTATGGCACCGCCTGGGCCGACAAGAAGCAGCTGGCGGCCTACATCCAGCGCATCGAGGAAGCCGAGAAGCGCGATCACCGCAAGATCGGCAAGCGCCTGGGCTTGTTCCACACCCAGGAAGAGTCCCCGGGCATGGTGTTCTGGCACCCGAACGGCTGGACCCTGTACCAGGTGCTCGAGCAATACATGCGCCAGGTCCAGCGTGAAAACGGCTACCTCGAGATCAAGACGCCACAAGTGGTGGACCGCAGCCTGTGGGAGAAATCCGGGCACTGGGCCAACTACGCCGACAATATGTTCACCACCCAGTCGGAAAACCGCGACTACGCCATCAAGCCGATGAACTGCCCTTGCCACGTGCAGGTGTTCAACCAGGGCCTGAAAAGCTACCGCGAGCTGCCGATGCGCCTGGCCGAGTTCGGTGCCTGCCACCGTAACGAGCCGTCGGGTGCGCTGCACGGCATCATGCGCGTGCGTGCGTTCACCCAGGACGATGCGCACATTTTCTGCACTGAAGAGCAGATGCAGGCCGAATCCGCCGCCTTCATCAAGCTGACCATGGACGTCTATCGGGACTTCGGCTTCACCGAAGTCGAGATGAAGCTGTCCACTCGTCCGGAAAAGCGTGTCGGCTCCGACGAGCTGTGGGATCGCGCCGAAGCGGCGCTGGCCGCTGCCCTTGATAGCGCGGGCCTGGCGTACGACCTGCAACCGGGCGAGGGGGCCTTCTACGGTCCGAAAATTGAATTCTCGCTGAAAGATTGCCTCGGTCGTGTGTGGCAGTGTGGTACCTTGCAGCTCGATTTCAACCTGCCGATCCGTCTGGGCGCCGAATACGTGTCCGAAGACAACAGCCGCAAGCACCCGGTCATGCTTCACCGCGCGATCCTCGGTTCCTTCGAGCGTTTCGTCGGGATTCTGATCGAACACTACGAGGGTGCGTTCCCCGCGTGGCTGGCGCCGACCCAGGCAGTGATCATGAATATCACTGATAAACAGGCAGATTTTGCCGCTGAAGTCGAAAAAACTCTCAATCAAAGCGGATTTCGTGCCAAGTCCGACTTGAGAAATGAAAAGATCGGCTTTAAAATCCGCGAGCATACTTTGCTCAAGGTTCCCTTTCTCTTGGTTATTGGAGATCGGGAGGTCGAGATGCAGACTGTCGCTGTGCGTACTCGTGAAGGTGCTGACCTGGGCTCGATGCCCGTCGCCGAATTCGCTGAGTTTCTCGCGCAAGCGGTTTCCCGGCGTGGTCGCCCAGATTTGGAGTAA
- a CDS encoding ATP-NAD kinase family protein: MCEQRDPESSVTSVGQGKTLGLIVNPVAGMGGPVGLKGTDGPYVLLEARRRGARPVSSERAVLALKRLAASTIPFRLLTGSGALGEDVARAAGLDPIVVYRSTSESSQADDTRSAAIVMAYANVDLLLFAGGDGTARDVLGMVGDRVPILGIPTGVKMYSAVFGTNPENAGNVAARFVAGEPSVRFREAEVMDIDEAATRNDQVSAQLYGYARSPYERLLVQNAKSGSISSDNLALDAACRQVVREMQPGCLYLLGPGTTTRRVMTELGLPSTLLGVDAVLNRALVGSDLNEHQLIRLMEGYEARIIVGVLGGHGSLFGRGNQQISAEVIRRAGREHLIVIASMDKLLSLDAGCLRVDTGDAQVDAALSGHIRVHTGPDRSVVFRVRS; this comes from the coding sequence ATGTGTGAGCAGCGCGATCCCGAGAGTTCAGTCACCAGCGTCGGCCAGGGCAAAACCCTCGGGCTGATCGTCAATCCTGTTGCGGGCATGGGCGGTCCGGTGGGTTTGAAGGGCACCGACGGCCCCTACGTCCTGCTAGAGGCGCGACGGCGTGGTGCGCGGCCGGTCTCCAGCGAGCGCGCCGTGCTTGCGCTCAAACGCCTGGCTGCCTCGACCATACCTTTTCGCTTGCTCACCGGCTCTGGCGCGTTGGGCGAAGACGTTGCACGCGCCGCTGGTCTCGATCCTATCGTCGTCTACCGCTCAACCTCCGAATCGAGTCAAGCCGATGACACGCGGAGCGCGGCGATTGTCATGGCCTACGCCAATGTTGATCTACTGCTTTTCGCCGGTGGTGATGGCACGGCGCGGGATGTGCTGGGAATGGTCGGTGACCGGGTGCCGATCCTCGGTATCCCGACGGGCGTGAAAATGTATTCCGCCGTCTTCGGTACCAATCCCGAAAACGCTGGAAACGTTGCTGCACGCTTTGTTGCCGGCGAGCCTTCGGTGCGCTTTCGCGAGGCCGAGGTGATGGACATCGATGAAGCGGCCACGCGAAATGACCAGGTGTCGGCGCAGCTCTATGGCTACGCACGCAGCCCTTATGAACGTCTCCTCGTACAAAACGCCAAGTCCGGCTCTATCTCCAGTGACAACCTGGCGCTGGACGCTGCCTGTCGGCAGGTCGTTCGAGAGATGCAGCCGGGCTGCCTGTACCTGTTGGGGCCCGGCACCACCACGCGGCGCGTGATGACCGAACTCGGCCTGCCATCGACGCTGCTGGGTGTCGATGCCGTGCTGAACCGCGCGCTGGTGGGTTCTGACCTCAACGAGCACCAGTTGATCCGGCTGATGGAGGGCTATGAGGCCCGCATCATCGTCGGCGTCCTTGGTGGGCATGGCAGCTTGTTCGGCCGTGGCAATCAGCAGATCAGCGCCGAGGTCATCCGCCGGGCAGGGCGCGAGCACCTCATCGTGATCGCCTCGATGGACAAGCTGCTCTCCCTCGACGCCGGTTGCTTGCGCGTCGACACCGGCGACGCTCAAGTCGACGCCGCGCTCAGCGGCCATATACGCGTACACACAGGACCTGACCGGTCCGTCGTCTTCAGGGTTCGATCCTGA
- the pheT gene encoding phenylalanine--tRNA ligase subunit beta: MKFSEQWLRGWVSPQVSRDELVARLSMAGLEVDSVTPAAGEFSGVVVGEVLSTEQHPDADKLRVCQVSNGPETFQVVCGAPNVRPGLKIPFAMIGAELPGDFKIKKAKLRGVESNGMLCSQVELQVGEGNDGLMELPADAPVGQDIREYLGLDDASIEVDLTPNRGDCLSLAGLAREVGALYAAAVTRPVVATVPAVHDEVRSVEVLAPAACPRYLGRVIRNVDLSKPTPLWMVERLRRADVRSIDAAVDITNYVMLELGQPLHAFDLAEINGGIRVRMAEEGEKLVLLDGQEVTLRSDTLVIADHSRALAIAGVMGGEHSGVSTTTRDVFLESAFFDQIAVAGKARSYGLHTDASHRYERGVDWQLAREAMERATGLLLDITGGEAGPIIETVSEQHLPKIAPITLRAQRITQMLGMEMDAVEVERLLSALGLGISADGAGQWRVEVPSHRFDISLEVDLIEELARLYGYNRLPVRYPQARLAPQAKAEARSDLPELRRLLVARGYQEAITYSFIDPRQFELFNPGVEPLLLANPISNDMAAMRSSLWPGLVKSLQHNLNRQQDRVRLFESGLRFVGQLDGLKQEPMLSGVVCGSRLPEGWAQGRDVVDFFDVKADVEAVLGFAGALDAFTFVPGKHPALHPGQTARIERDGREVGYVGAIHPELSKTLGLDRPVFVFELVLAEVALGKMPKFQELSRFPEVRRDLALLADLDVASSAVLEVIRENAGEWLTDLRLFDVYQGKGIDPHRKSLAVGLTWQHPSRTLNDDEVNTATQNILTSLENRLNATLRK, from the coding sequence ATGAAATTCAGTGAACAATGGCTGCGCGGCTGGGTAAGCCCGCAGGTAAGTCGGGACGAGCTGGTTGCTCGCCTGTCGATGGCCGGTCTTGAGGTCGATAGCGTCACGCCGGCCGCCGGGGAATTCAGCGGTGTGGTGGTGGGCGAGGTGCTGAGCACCGAGCAGCACCCGGATGCCGATAAACTGCGGGTGTGCCAGGTCAGCAATGGTCCGGAGACCTTCCAGGTGGTCTGCGGCGCACCCAACGTGCGCCCAGGCCTGAAGATCCCGTTCGCCATGATCGGTGCCGAGCTGCCGGGCGACTTCAAGATCAAGAAAGCCAAGCTGCGTGGCGTCGAATCCAACGGCATGCTGTGCTCCCAGGTCGAACTGCAGGTCGGTGAAGGCAACGATGGCCTGATGGAGCTACCGGCCGATGCGCCGGTGGGCCAGGACATCCGTGAGTACCTGGGCCTGGACGATGCGAGCATCGAAGTCGACCTGACGCCGAACCGTGGCGATTGCCTGTCCCTGGCCGGTCTGGCCCGCGAAGTCGGCGCGCTGTATGCCGCTGCGGTGACGCGTCCAGTGGTCGCGACCGTGCCGGCTGTGCATGATGAAGTGCGTTCGGTGGAAGTCCTCGCGCCGGCGGCGTGCCCGCGTTACCTGGGCCGCGTGATCCGTAACGTCGACCTGTCGAAGCCGACGCCGCTGTGGATGGTCGAGCGCCTGCGCCGTGCCGACGTGCGCAGCATCGACGCTGCCGTCGACATCACCAACTACGTGATGCTGGAGCTGGGTCAACCGCTGCATGCGTTCGATCTTGCCGAAATCAACGGCGGCATCCGCGTGCGCATGGCCGAAGAGGGTGAGAAGCTGGTCCTGCTCGACGGCCAGGAAGTGACCCTGCGCAGCGATACACTGGTGATTGCCGACCATTCCCGCGCCTTGGCGATTGCCGGCGTAATGGGTGGCGAGCACAGCGGTGTTTCGACCACGACCCGTGACGTATTCCTTGAAAGCGCGTTCTTCGACCAGATTGCAGTCGCTGGCAAGGCTCGCTCCTATGGTCTGCACACCGATGCCTCGCACCGTTACGAGCGTGGCGTGGACTGGCAACTGGCCCGTGAAGCCATGGAGCGCGCCACTGGCCTGCTGCTGGACATCACCGGTGGCGAAGCCGGCCCGATCATCGAAACCGTCAGCGAACAGCACCTGCCGAAGATCGCTCCGATCACTCTGCGTGCCCAACGCATCACTCAGATGCTGGGCATGGAAATGGACGCTGTCGAAGTCGAGCGCCTGCTCAGCGCCCTTGGCCTGGGTATCAGCGCTGATGGAGCAGGGCAGTGGCGCGTCGAAGTGCCAAGCCATCGCTTCGACATCAGCCTGGAAGTCGACCTGATCGAAGAACTTGCCCGCCTGTACGGTTACAACCGCTTGCCGGTTCGCTACCCGCAAGCGCGCCTGGCCCCACAGGCCAAGGCTGAAGCCCGTAGCGACCTGCCGGAACTGCGCCGCCTGCTGGTGGCCCGCGGTTATCAGGAAGCGATCACCTACAGCTTCATCGATCCGCGCCAATTCGAGCTATTCAATCCAGGTGTCGAGCCGCTGTTGCTGGCCAACCCAATTTCCAACGACATGGCGGCCATGCGCTCGTCGCTGTGGCCGGGCCTGGTCAAGTCGCTGCAGCACAACCTGAACCGTCAGCAGGATCGCGTGCGTCTGTTCGAAAGCGGCCTGCGCTTCGTCGGTCAACTGGACGGCTTGAAGCAAGAGCCGATGCTGTCCGGTGTCGTCTGCGGCAGTCGCTTGCCGGAAGGCTGGGCGCAAGGTCGCGATGTCGTCGACTTCTTCGACGTCAAGGCTGACGTGGAAGCGGTACTCGGCTTCGCCGGTGCGCTCGACGCGTTCACTTTCGTGCCGGGCAAGCATCCAGCGCTGCATCCAGGACAGACCGCACGGATTGAGCGAGACGGGCGAGAAGTCGGTTATGTCGGTGCCATTCACCCTGAATTGTCGAAAACCTTGGGCCTTGATCGTCCGGTCTTCGTTTTCGAGCTGGTTCTGGCTGAGGTCGCCCTGGGGAAAATGCCGAAATTCCAGGAGTTATCGCGCTTTCCTGAAGTGCGTCGTGACCTGGCGTTGCTGGCTGATCTCGACGTTGCATCCAGCGCTGTGCTGGAGGTAATCCGTGAAAATGCAGGCGAATGGCTCACGGACCTCAGGCTATTTGACGTGTATCAGGGTAAAGGCATTGATCCGCATAGAAAAAGCCTTGCAGTCGGCTTGACCTGGCAGCATCCATCGCGCACTCTTAATGACGATGAGGTGAATACCGCAACGCAGAACATCCTCACCTCGCTCGAAAACAGGTTGAACGCCACGTTAAGGAAGTGA
- the ihfA gene encoding integration host factor subunit alpha, translating to MGALTKAEMAERLYEELGLNKREAKELVELFFEEIRHALEDNEQVKLSGFGNFDLRDKRQRPGRNPKTGEEIPITARRVVTFRPGQKLKARVEAYAGTKS from the coding sequence ATGGGGGCTCTGACGAAAGCTGAGATGGCGGAACGTCTGTATGAGGAGTTGGGCCTGAATAAACGGGAGGCCAAAGAATTGGTCGAACTGTTTTTTGAAGAAATCAGGCACGCTCTGGAAGACAACGAACAGGTCAAATTGTCCGGTTTCGGCAATTTCGACCTTCGGGACAAACGCCAGCGGCCTGGCCGCAATCCGAAAACGGGAGAAGAAATCCCGATCACGGCTCGCCGTGTGGTCACCTTTCGTCCAGGGCAGAAGTTGAAGGCCCGAGTTGAGGCTTATGCTGGAACCAAGTCATAA
- a CDS encoding TetR/AcrR family transcriptional regulator: MAQKRADMISETRGKLIKAARKAFATKGYADSSMDDLTAQAGLTRGALYHHFGDKKGLLQAVITQIDEEMMARLSVIIDEAATIWDGFIDESIAYIKMSLEPEIQRIVFLDGPSVLGDPSQWPSQNACIRSTQRSIQRLIDEGTIRPVNTEATARLIMGALLGASLWIANADDPHRASEQVVESFVALASGLLLVPEAVNR; the protein is encoded by the coding sequence ATGGCGCAGAAGCGTGCGGACATGATTTCGGAGACCCGCGGCAAGCTGATCAAGGCAGCACGGAAAGCCTTCGCGACGAAAGGCTATGCGGACAGTTCGATGGACGATCTGACCGCGCAAGCGGGGCTCACCCGGGGCGCGCTATACCATCACTTCGGTGACAAGAAAGGGTTGCTGCAGGCCGTCATCACCCAGATCGACGAAGAAATGATGGCGCGCCTGTCGGTCATCATCGATGAGGCGGCCACGATCTGGGACGGCTTCATCGATGAATCCATCGCGTACATCAAGATGTCCCTGGAACCTGAAATCCAACGCATCGTGTTCCTCGATGGGCCGTCAGTGCTGGGCGATCCCTCGCAATGGCCCAGCCAGAACGCATGTATCCGCAGCACCCAACGCAGCATCCAACGGCTGATCGACGAAGGGACGATTCGCCCGGTCAACACAGAAGCGACGGCACGCCTGATCATGGGCGCCCTGCTCGGCGCGTCCTTGTGGATCGCCAATGCCGATGATCCGCACAGGGCGTCTGAGCAAGTGGTGGAGAGTTTTGTCGCGTTGGCTTCGGGGTTGCTGCTGGTGCCTGAGGCCGTGAATCGGTAG
- the rpmI gene encoding 50S ribosomal protein L35, producing MPKMKTKSGAAKRFLKTANGIKHKHAFKSHILTKMSTKRKRQLRGSSLLHPSDVAKVERMLRLR from the coding sequence ATGCCAAAGATGAAAACCAAAAGTGGTGCTGCTAAGCGGTTTCTGAAAACTGCTAACGGTATCAAGCACAAGCACGCTTTCAAGAGCCACATCTTGACCAAAATGTCGACCAAGCGTAAGCGTCAACTGCGCGGTAGCAGCTTGCTGCATCCGTCTGACGTGGCAAAAGTCGAGCGCATGCTGCGCCTTCGTTAA
- the pheS gene encoding phenylalanine--tRNA ligase subunit alpha, whose amino-acid sequence MENLDALVAQALEAVQSAEDINALEQIRVLYLGKKGELTQVMKTLGNLPAEERPQVGALINVAKERVTEVLNARKALFEEADLAAKLAAESIDVTLPGRGQTSGGLHPVTRTLERIEQFFTHIGYGIAEGPEVEDDYHNFEALNIPGHHPARSMHDTFYFNANMLLRTHTSPVQVRTMESQQPPIRIVCPGRVYRSDSDITHSPMFHQVEGLLVDRDINFADLKGTIEEFLRVFFEKELAVRFRPSYFPFTEPSAEVDMECVMCSGKGCRVCKQTGWLEVMGCGMVHPNVLRMSGIDPEEFSGFAFGMGVERLAMLRYGVNDLRLFFDNDLRFLAQFR is encoded by the coding sequence ATGGAAAACCTGGATGCGCTGGTCGCTCAAGCACTAGAGGCTGTGCAAAGCGCTGAAGATATCAATGCCCTGGAGCAAATCCGGGTTCTGTACCTTGGCAAAAAGGGCGAGTTGACCCAGGTGATGAAGACCCTGGGGAACCTGCCGGCCGAAGAGCGTCCGCAGGTCGGTGCGCTGATCAACGTTGCCAAGGAACGTGTCACAGAGGTCCTTAACGCGCGCAAGGCGTTGTTCGAGGAAGCGGATCTGGCTGCCAAACTCGCCGCCGAGTCCATCGATGTGACCCTGCCTGGCCGTGGCCAGACTTCCGGCGGCCTGCATCCGGTGACCCGTACCCTGGAACGCATCGAGCAGTTCTTCACCCACATCGGCTACGGCATTGCCGAAGGCCCTGAGGTCGAAGACGACTACCACAACTTCGAAGCGCTCAACATCCCAGGCCATCACCCGGCCCGGTCGATGCATGACACCTTCTATTTCAATGCGAACATGCTGTTGCGCACCCATACCTCGCCGGTACAGGTCCGCACCATGGAATCGCAGCAGCCGCCGATCCGCATCGTCTGCCCAGGCCGCGTGTACCGCAGCGACTCCGATATCACCCACTCGCCGATGTTCCACCAGGTCGAAGGCCTGCTGGTTGATCGCGACATCAATTTCGCCGACCTGAAAGGCACGATCGAAGAGTTCCTGCGGGTGTTCTTCGAGAAAGAACTGGCGGTGCGTTTCCGCCCTTCGTACTTCCCGTTCACCGAGCCCTCCGCTGAAGTCGACATGGAGTGCGTGATGTGCAGCGGTAAAGGCTGCCGTGTCTGCAAGCAGACTGGCTGGCTGGAAGTGATGGGCTGCGGCATGGTTCACCCGAACGTGCTGCGTATGTCCGGTATCGATCCGGAAGAATTCTCGGGTTTTGCTTTCGGCATGGGCGTCGAGCGCCTGGCCATGCTGCGTTACGGTGTGAATGACTTGCGCCTGTTCTTCGACAACGACTTGCGGTTCCTTGCGCAATTTCGCTAG
- the infC gene encoding translation initiation factor IF-3, whose amino-acid sequence MIIKREMRQDKRAAPKAPINENISAREVRLIGADGEQIGIVSIDEALRIAEEAKLDLVEISADAVPPVCRVMDYGKSIFEKKKQIAAAKKNQKQIQVKEIKFRPGTEEGDYQVKLRNLVRFLSDGDRAKVSLRFRGREMAHQELGMELLKRVEQDLLEYGSVEQHPKMEGRQLIMVIAPKKKK is encoded by the coding sequence ATTATTATTAAGCGTGAAATGAGACAAGATAAACGAGCTGCACCGAAAGCCCCGATCAACGAGAATATCTCGGCACGCGAGGTTCGGTTAATTGGCGCTGACGGCGAGCAGATTGGCATCGTCTCGATTGATGAAGCGCTTCGTATTGCTGAAGAAGCCAAGCTTGATCTGGTAGAAATTTCCGCAGACGCAGTCCCACCGGTATGCCGGGTGATGGACTACGGCAAGTCGATCTTCGAAAAGAAGAAGCAGATTGCCGCGGCGAAGAAGAACCAGAAGCAGATTCAGGTAAAAGAAATCAAGTTTCGTCCAGGGACGGAGGAAGGGGATTACCAGGTAAAACTGCGCAACCTGGTACGTTTCCTGAGTGACGGGGACAGGGCCAAGGTATCCTTGCGATTCCGCGGCCGTGAGATGGCCCACCAGGAGCTGGGGATGGAACTCCTCAAGCGGGTTGAACAAGACCTGCTCGAGTACGGTTCGGTCGAACAGCATCCTAAGATGGAAGGACGCCAGCTGATCATGGTCATCGCCCCGAAAAAGAAGAAGTAA
- the rplT gene encoding 50S ribosomal protein L20 has protein sequence MARVKRGVIARKRHKKILKLAKGYYGARSRVFRVAKQAVIKAGQYAYRDRRQKKRQFRALWIARINAGARVNGLSYSRFIAGLKKASIEIDRKVLADLAVNEKAAFAAIVEKAKATLA, from the coding sequence ATGGCTCGTGTAAAGCGTGGCGTCATTGCCCGTAAGCGTCACAAAAAAATTCTGAAACTTGCTAAAGGCTACTACGGCGCGCGTTCCCGCGTATTCCGTGTTGCCAAGCAAGCGGTAATCAAGGCAGGCCAATACGCCTACCGTGACCGTCGTCAGAAAAAACGTCAGTTCCGCGCTCTGTGGATCGCTCGTATCAACGCTGGTGCTCGTGTTAACGGTCTGTCCTACAGCCGTTTCATTGCCGGCCTGAAAAAAGCGTCCATCGAGATCGACCGTAAGGTTCTGGCTGATCTGGCAGTGAACGAAAAAGCGGCGTTTGCTGCGATTGTCGAGAAAGCTAAAGCCACCTTGGCTTAA
- a CDS encoding MerR family transcriptional regulator, which yields MLEPSHNDELPVIPGKRYFTIGEVSELCAVKPHVLRYWEQEFPQLNPVKRRGNRRYYQRQDVLMIRQIRALLYDQGFTIGGARLRLSGDEAKDDTTQYKQMIRQMIAELEDVLVVLKK from the coding sequence ATGCTGGAACCAAGTCATAACGACGAACTACCCGTCATCCCGGGCAAACGCTACTTCACCATCGGTGAAGTCAGCGAGCTGTGTGCGGTAAAACCACACGTGCTGCGCTATTGGGAGCAGGAGTTTCCTCAACTCAACCCGGTCAAGCGCCGCGGAAACCGCCGGTATTATCAGCGCCAAGACGTGCTGATGATCCGGCAGATCCGCGCGCTGCTGTACGACCAGGGGTTCACCATCGGCGGCGCGCGTCTGCGTCTCTCTGGTGATGAAGCCAAAGACGACACAACCCAGTACAAACAAATGATCCGCCAGATGATCGCTGAGCTTGAAGATGTACTGGTGGTGCTCAAGAAATAA
- the gcvPA gene encoding aminomethyl-transferring glycine dehydrogenase subunit GcvPA translates to MSNHVAHPYMANSVPALKQEMLDSIGVDSIEALFQQIPEEHRLQRPINLPPALNESELRRHLVSTLSKNKTCEQNLNFLGAGCWQHHVPAACDEVVRRNEWLTSVFGEPSSDHGRNQAWFEFCSQLGELLNMDLVGLPVRSWGCAAGHAIRMATRITGRNEVAVVRAIDPERLSIIRNYCEPVDMPSHIVVRLVDYDPNTGLLDLDHLRASIGAQTAAVYFETPSYFGVIEQQGGEIAAIAHAAGAEVIVGVDPISLGVLAAPIDFGADIVVGTTQPLGVHMNCGGGVSGFIATRDEALYAHQYPTLFISIAETTKPGEYGFGLSLFEQSSYGLRDKGNDWTGHSVYMWAIANAVYMAMMGPQGFEDVGKAILQRAHYAAKLLAEIPGVGVTFPSGFFKEFVVNFEATGLSVKDINKQLLALGIFGGKDLTQDFPELGASALYCVTEIHTQADIERLTAALKKVIAQ, encoded by the coding sequence ATGAGCAATCATGTCGCCCACCCCTACATGGCGAACTCCGTACCCGCCCTCAAGCAGGAGATGCTGGACTCCATTGGTGTCGACAGCATTGAGGCACTGTTCCAGCAAATCCCCGAGGAACATCGCCTGCAACGGCCGATCAACCTGCCGCCGGCACTGAACGAAAGTGAGCTGCGCCGACACTTGGTCAGTACGTTGTCGAAGAACAAGACCTGCGAGCAGAACCTCAACTTCCTTGGCGCCGGCTGTTGGCAGCACCACGTTCCGGCGGCCTGCGACGAGGTGGTACGGCGCAATGAATGGCTGACGTCGGTGTTCGGTGAGCCGAGTTCCGACCACGGGCGCAACCAGGCTTGGTTCGAGTTCTGCAGCCAGCTCGGCGAGCTACTGAATATGGACCTGGTCGGCCTGCCCGTGCGCAGTTGGGGTTGTGCCGCCGGCCACGCCATCCGCATGGCCACACGCATCACCGGGCGCAACGAAGTGGCGGTGGTCCGTGCCATCGACCCGGAGCGACTGTCGATCATTCGCAATTACTGCGAACCGGTCGACATGCCGAGCCACATCGTCGTACGCCTCGTCGACTATGACCCGAACACCGGTTTGCTCGACCTCGATCACCTGCGCGCCTCGATCGGTGCACAAACCGCCGCCGTCTATTTCGAAACCCCGTCCTACTTCGGGGTGATCGAACAACAAGGCGGCGAGATTGCGGCGATTGCCCATGCGGCGGGCGCCGAAGTGATCGTCGGTGTCGACCCTATCTCTTTGGGCGTGCTGGCGGCACCCATCGATTTCGGCGCGGACATCGTGGTCGGTACCACGCAGCCGCTCGGCGTGCACATGAATTGCGGCGGCGGCGTCAGCGGCTTCATTGCAACCCGCGACGAAGCACTCTATGCGCATCAGTATCCGACGCTGTTCATCAGCATCGCCGAGACCACCAAGCCCGGCGAATACGGTTTTGGCCTGAGCCTGTTCGAGCAATCGTCCTATGGCTTGCGTGACAAGGGTAACGACTGGACCGGCCACTCGGTGTACATGTGGGCCATCGCCAACGCCGTGTACATGGCGATGATGGGGCCGCAGGGCTTTGAAGACGTGGGCAAGGCGATCCTGCAACGGGCTCACTACGCCGCCAAATTGCTGGCTGAAATTCCAGGGGTAGGCGTGACATTCCCGTCCGGTTTCTTCAAGGAGTTCGTGGTCAATTTCGAGGCCACCGGGCTCAGCGTGAAAGACATCAACAAGCAGCTGCTCGCACTCGGGATCTTCGGCGGCAAAGACCTGACGCAGGACTTCCCGGAGCTGGGCGCCAGTGCCCTGTATTGCGTCACCGAGATTCACACCCAGGCAGATATCGAGCGTCTGACCGCTGCACTCAAAAAGGTAATCGCACAATGA